In a single window of the Phocoena phocoena chromosome 14, mPhoPho1.1, whole genome shotgun sequence genome:
- the FBXO48 gene encoding F-box only protein 48, whose protein sequence is MKKNSKRNHSSRVSDLELNSADAEKEKKERQNNFVELLPPEVTFKIFSQLDIWSLCRASVTCRSWNHTIRHSDALWKPHCLTVRAVCQREIDDDLESGYPWRVILLRNYQKSKVKHEWLSGRYSNICSPISLPEKIMYPMDADTWGEILEAELER, encoded by the exons ATGAAGAAAAACTCCAAGAGGAACCACAGTTCAAGGGTTTCTGACCTAGAATTGAACTCTGCGGAtgctgagaaggaaaaaaaagagcgtCAGAATAACTTTGTTGAACTGCTGCCTCCagaagttacttttaaaattttcagtcagCTGGACATCTGGAGTTTGTGCAGGGCTTCAGTGACGTGCAGGAGCTGGAATCACACAATAAGACACAGCGATGCCTTGTGGAAACCTCATTGCCTGACTGTGAGAGCTGTATGCCAAAGAGAGATAGATGATGATCTAGAGAGTGGTTATCCCTGGAGG GTAATACTACTGAGGAATTACCAGAAGAGTAAAGTGAAACATGAATGGCTAAGTGGCAGATATAGCAACATATGTTCTCCTATCAGCCTACCAGAAAAAATCATGTACCCAATGGATGCAGACACATGGGGGGAAATTCTAGAAGCAGAACTGGAAAGATAA